One genomic window of Candidatus Kuenenia stuttgartiensis includes the following:
- a CDS encoding universal stress protein, whose translation MLKQIIVPTDGSDNSLAAADYAVSIAKTNDGSVHGLFVKDIKILAGPLIHDIGTSIGGMVPYGTFNQTVREMLDSKADAALNQVEGKCIQAGVPFTREIQEGIVNHEIVKSSANYDLIVMGKKGVHAEWLDVFLGSNVEFVVRKTHKPVLITPAGFKPFRNMLIAYDGSLFADKALAIGAEMAQLMELNMTLLCVDDTREKALQILSKAKTFLDGLNLTPNIVPIEGKDHAKGIQDACKDNCDLLVMGAYGHSKLQEMILGSTTTRVMRHTDCPLLLYR comes from the coding sequence ATGTTAAAACAAATTATAGTTCCTACTGATGGTTCCGATAATAGCCTTGCCGCAGCAGATTATGCCGTGAGTATCGCGAAAACAAATGATGGGAGTGTGCATGGACTATTTGTGAAAGATATTAAAATTCTGGCGGGTCCTTTGATTCATGACATTGGCACAAGCATTGGCGGTATGGTTCCCTATGGGACGTTTAATCAAACGGTCAGGGAAATGCTTGATTCTAAGGCAGACGCAGCTTTGAATCAGGTAGAAGGGAAGTGCATACAAGCGGGAGTACCATTTACCCGTGAAATACAAGAAGGCATTGTAAATCATGAAATTGTAAAATCATCGGCAAATTATGATTTGATTGTTATGGGGAAAAAGGGGGTTCACGCTGAATGGCTGGATGTCTTTCTTGGTTCAAACGTAGAATTCGTTGTGCGGAAAACACATAAGCCCGTACTTATAACGCCTGCTGGATTTAAACCCTTTCGTAACATGCTAATTGCATACGACGGGAGCCTGTTTGCAGATAAGGCATTAGCGATAGGGGCGGAGATGGCACAACTCATGGAATTAAATATGACGTTACTATGTGTTGATGATACCAGGGAAAAAGCCTTGCAAATCTTATCCAAAGCAAAAACTTTTCTCGATGGTCTTAACCTCACACCAAACATTGTTCCAATAGAAGGAAAAGATCATGCAAAGGGTATACAGGATGCATGTAAAGACAACTGCGATTTGTTAGTGATGGGCGCGTATGGACATTCCAAACTACAAGAAATGATTTTGGGCAGCACGACTACAAGGGTAATGAGACATACTGATTGCCCACTATTGCTTTACCGGTAA
- the ribD gene encoding bifunctional diaminohydroxyphosphoribosylaminopyrimidine deaminase/5-amino-6-(5-phosphoribosylamino)uracil reductase RibD, producing MPLMKEHDEEYMTLALELAEKGRGMVEPNPMVGAVIVKNNEIVGKGYHKNYGGAHAEIHAINEGGVNCKGATLYVTMEPCAHYGKTAPCAAAIILAGIAKVVTTCVDPNPVTSGKGVKQLQAAGITVRMGVMEDQAKKLNAPFFKLIQKGMPYIIVKWAMSIDGKIATVTGDSKWITSEESRRYVHTLRSQVDGVMVGINTVLKDDPLLTCRFNGGRNPKRIIIDSRASLPLTSALIRTVQQSEIIIAVSKNAPQKKVEILRQSGCRVIETNGDYDHVDLKELFLKLGSMRLTNIMVEGGSKIITSLLKERLADKIIVFIAPIIIGGCGDTSPVLGKGVENVCDALKIREVRHYRFSDDIVVEGLLN from the coding sequence ATGCCGCTTATGAAAGAACATGACGAAGAATATATGACGCTTGCATTGGAACTTGCAGAAAAAGGCAGGGGGATGGTTGAACCGAATCCAATGGTAGGCGCTGTCATTGTAAAAAACAATGAAATCGTGGGGAAGGGGTATCATAAGAACTATGGCGGCGCTCATGCGGAAATACACGCGATAAATGAAGGCGGAGTAAATTGCAAAGGCGCAACGCTATATGTAACCATGGAACCATGCGCTCATTATGGCAAAACCGCGCCTTGTGCTGCCGCTATAATTTTGGCGGGAATTGCAAAGGTTGTAACTACATGCGTGGACCCTAATCCGGTTACATCCGGCAAAGGGGTGAAGCAATTACAGGCTGCGGGAATAACTGTGCGCATGGGCGTCATGGAAGATCAAGCCAAAAAACTTAATGCCCCTTTTTTTAAATTAATTCAAAAGGGGATGCCTTATATAATTGTAAAGTGGGCAATGTCGATTGATGGGAAGATTGCCACCGTCACCGGCGATTCAAAATGGATTACGTCGGAAGAATCCCGCCGGTATGTTCATACATTACGAAGTCAGGTTGACGGTGTTATGGTGGGAATTAACACCGTTTTGAAAGATGATCCGCTATTGACGTGCCGCTTTAATGGGGGGAGAAATCCAAAAAGAATCATTATTGATAGCAGGGCCTCGCTTCCCTTAACATCAGCGCTTATCAGGACTGTCCAACAAAGTGAAATAATTATCGCGGTGAGTAAAAACGCCCCCCAAAAAAAAGTTGAGATATTACGGCAATCGGGATGCCGGGTTATAGAAACAAATGGCGATTACGATCATGTTGATTTAAAAGAACTCTTTTTAAAACTGGGGTCAATGCGGTTGACCAATATTATGGTGGAAGGTGGTAGCAAAATAATCACCTCATTACTGAAAGAACGTCTTGCGGATAAAATTATTGTATTTATCGCTCCCATCATAATTGGAGGATGTGGGGATACCTCTCCGGTGCTGGGTAAGGGCGTTGAAAACGTTTGCGATGCGCTGAAAATAAGAGAAGTAAGGCACTATAGATTTTCAGACGATATTGTAGTGGAAGGACTTTTAAATTAA
- the aroA gene encoding 3-phosphoshikimate 1-carboxyvinyltransferase: MNVIEIKPVTGRINTIIRVPGSKSYTNRALITTALADGISSINNALFSDDTHYMASCLNSLGIPVEERKDTNTFIVNGKGGCIPAEKANLFVGNAGTAMRFLTALLTLGYGVYEIGGVERMGQRPIQDLLEGLNQLGAEVKSKLDNGCPPVIIKGKGLKGGKAIVNGDLSSQYFSALLMVSPYAENDVTIEVKGDLVSKRYVDMTIDLMGKHGVTVENIGYKRLLVKSGQRYKTISYEVEGDASAASYFFAVAAITGGRVRVEGVGKDSLQGDVQFADVLKKMGCHVDRGRDWIEVSGRALHGVDVDMGDMPDVAQTLAAVAVYVKGKTRVRNVKNMRIKETDRIAAVAKELRKMGISVTEYEDGFEIEPSMPKPAEIETYDDHRMAMSFALIGLKSDGIFIKNPKCVSKTFPNYFQLIEKLRG, encoded by the coding sequence ATGAATGTGATTGAGATTAAACCTGTTACAGGAAGAATAAACACGATAATTCGGGTTCCAGGTTCAAAAAGTTATACAAACAGGGCATTAATTACAACGGCACTTGCCGACGGAATCTCTTCAATAAATAATGCCCTTTTTAGCGATGATACACATTATATGGCGTCATGTTTAAATTCTCTTGGGATTCCTGTGGAGGAGCGAAAAGACACGAATACATTTATTGTTAATGGCAAGGGGGGGTGTATTCCCGCAGAGAAGGCAAATCTGTTTGTTGGTAATGCCGGGACTGCCATGAGATTTCTTACCGCTCTGCTTACGTTAGGGTACGGGGTGTATGAAATTGGCGGCGTGGAACGAATGGGACAAAGACCTATACAGGATTTGCTGGAGGGTTTAAACCAACTTGGCGCTGAAGTAAAATCAAAACTTGACAATGGCTGCCCTCCGGTCATCATCAAGGGCAAGGGGTTAAAGGGAGGGAAGGCTATAGTGAATGGCGATTTAAGCAGTCAATATTTTAGCGCTTTATTAATGGTTTCTCCCTATGCAGAGAATGATGTGACAATAGAAGTGAAGGGCGATCTGGTGTCAAAGCGTTATGTTGATATGACCATTGATTTAATGGGCAAGCACGGCGTAACTGTTGAAAATATCGGTTACAAAAGACTGTTGGTGAAAAGTGGACAGCGGTACAAAACAATTTCTTATGAAGTGGAAGGAGATGCTTCCGCAGCGTCTTATTTTTTTGCTGTTGCGGCGATTACCGGCGGAAGAGTGCGGGTTGAAGGTGTAGGAAAAGATTCTTTGCAGGGCGACGTCCAATTTGCCGATGTTTTAAAAAAAATGGGATGTCATGTGGATAGGGGAAGGGACTGGATAGAAGTCAGCGGCAGGGCATTACATGGCGTAGATGTTGATATGGGGGATATGCCTGATGTGGCTCAAACATTAGCGGCGGTTGCGGTTTATGTGAAAGGCAAAACAAGGGTGCGAAATGTTAAAAACATGAGAATTAAGGAAACGGATAGAATCGCCGCTGTAGCAAAAGAATTGCGGAAAATGGGGATATCTGTCACGGAATATGAAGATGGTTTTGAGATTGAACCTTCTATGCCGAAACCTGCGGAAATAGAAACCTATGATGACCATCGCATGGCAATGAGTTTTGCTTTGATAGGATTAAAATCAGACGGGATATTTATTAAAAATCCGAAATGTGTCTCTAAAACATTTCCTAATTATTTCCAACTGATAGAAAAATTGCGGGGATAG